CTGAATCTGAGTTTGTGCTCGAACCCGCCCTCTGGGTCCTGAAGTTGCTTCGAGAGGCAGCGCACTGCCCAATTGGGATGACCCGCGGACGACCGAGGCTCGTGAACCGCGCAGAAATTGTGGCAGGCCGCCCTGACGACACCGTGCCAGCCAGCGCGGGAGCGTACCTTGATGTTTGCCAGGCACCCGCGCCGTGGTTGAGATCGTCATCTGCTCTCCTCGAAATCAGTTACGGCGCTTGCAAGCGCCCTGGCGCTGACGGATGTTTCTCCACTCACAGCAATGCCTGGAGTTCCACGGTTCTCTAGCTAATTTCAACGTGGCTGGCTCCACTGATCGGAGTTTCTCCAGTCGCTGTTCCTACTTCTAGCGTCGGTTACTCATTTTTTACACTTGATACAACTTGACCCAGCTCAGCCGCCTTCGTTGGTTGAAAAAACGCTCTAATAACGTGGGGTTAACCTGGAGTCGACTAAACGTTAACCTCATTTCGGTATAAGTATAGATGTCTAGACAAAGCGTTGCATTTAACCTGCTATGGCCGAAGCGATTTTCACCAACTACCGCTTACAACTACCAGATGAAGAGGTGCTTGGTACCCTCGTTGTGTGCGATGGAGCGATCTCTGATATCCAGCCAGGGGTCGTCAGCCGTGGCCAAGATGGTGCCGGTGACTATCTACTGCCGGGTCTGGTAGAGCTGCACACCGATAACTTCGAGCAGCGGTTATCGCCCCGTCCAAAGGTTTACTGGCCCATGGAGATAGCAGCGGTTTACCACGATCGCGATTTGGCCGCGGCGGGCATCACCACCGTGTGTGACGCGATCGCGGTGGGCGACATCACCCCTGCCTCCATGCGTATGACCCAGTTCGGCCCCATGATCGATACCATTCACCAAGGTCAAATCGAGGGACGGTTTGCGGTGGATCATCGGCTTCATCTGCGCTGCGAATTGGGCTACGAGCATGTACATGCGGTAACCGAGCCCTATGCAACCCATCCCCTCCTGGCCCTGATTTCGTTGATGGACCATACCCCCGGACAGCGTCAGTTTGCTCGGGTAGATAAGTACAAGGAGTATTACCAAGGCAAGCACGGTGTGAGCGAAGCAGAGATGGAGGGCTTTATTCAATTGCGCGTCGATAACCAGCAACGCCATGCTGTGGACAATCGGCGTAAGCTCGTTGAGCTGACCCAGACCCACCAAATTTGCCTTGCCAGCCACGATGATGCCACCCCAGAGCATGTCAAGGAGTCCCTGCAAGATGGGGTGAAAATTGCCGAGTTTCCGACCACGCTAGCGGCGGCAAATGAAGCCCACCAGCATGGTTTGCAAGTATTGATGGGGGCACCAAATTTGATTCTCGGCGGGTCCCACTCGGGCAATGTGTCTGCAATGGAATTGCTCGAGCATGATTTGGTCGATATTATTTCCTCAGATTACGTGCCCCAAAGCTCGATCCAGGCAATGTTCATCATTGCCGAGCAACAGGATAAGCCGCTTCATGAAGCGATGCGTTATTTCACCTCGAATCCGGCAAAAGCGATCGGGATGGCTGCCGATCGCGGCAGTTTGGCGATCGGGAAACGCGCCGATTTCATCACTATCCACCACGACGGTGTAGTGCCCAGACTCACTTCAGTCCGTCGACAGGGCAAACGGATCGCTTGACCCACTGCTCGACCCACTGCTTGACCCACTTGAGTTTGCCAGATTCAAGCCATGCATAATATCGAAGCTCTTTAATTAAAGCCTAATGACTTCGCGGGTTTTGTAAGCTCAATCCACACTAAGGCTGAACTGCCCTTTCCCCCTGAATGCCAATGCAACCGACGGACTTAGCGCCCAACCTGGCTTTGCAAGGTGCCACCGTTTTAACCCCCAACGGCTGGTTGGACGAAACTACTGTTCTAATCCGCGAGGGTAAATTTGAGGCGATCGGTCACCTGCCCAAACCAAGCGGCTATATGTCAATTGATGTTACCGGACTCCAGCTGCTGCCGGGTCTGGTCGATATTCACGGCGATGCCTTCGAACGGATGATTTGTCCGCGTCCGGGGATAATGTTGCCCCTGTCAATGGCCTTGGTAGAAAACGATCGGGCCTTGTTGAGTGCGGGCATCACCACTTTTTTTTACTCGATTACTGACTCATTTGAACCGGGTTTGCGTAGTCGAGACATGGCACGTCAACTAATTGGCCGCCTGACCCAAACGAACAATGGTTTGCGAGTTGATAGTCGCATCCACATTCGTCACGAACAAGCCAATACTGCAAATCATGACGAACTCTGCCAGTGGTTAGAATCGCGTGCCGTCACTCTGCTCTCACTGAATAATCATTTGCCGCCAACCTTGGATGATGAAACCTTGCAAAGATACACCAAGGGATTGCGCCAACGGGTTAAGTTGTCCGAAGCCGAGATTCGCGATTTGATTGCCGTTGCCTACGATCGCCAAGTTGAGGGTCTGGTGCAGTGTGAGGATTTAGTGCAGCGCTGCCATCAGTTTGGGATTCCAGTGGCCTCCCATGATGACGAAACCGCTGCCGATGTCGCTAAAAGTGGGGAACGGGGGGTGGCGATCGCCGAATTTCCGGCTTCCGTTGCCTTAGCAAAACAATCCCGTGCCTATGGCGCGGCAGTGCTGATGGGTGCACCCAATCTTGTGCGGGGTGGGTCTCATGTGGGCTACATGAGTGTGGCTGCTGCTGCCCAAGCCGGGGTGCTCGATTGTCTCTGCTCGGACTATCACTACCCCTCCCTTTTTCACGCGCCCTTTCGC
The window above is part of the Rubidibacter lacunae KORDI 51-2 genome. Proteins encoded here:
- a CDS encoding alpha-D-ribose 1-methylphosphonate 5-triphosphate diphosphatase yields the protein MAEAIFTNYRLQLPDEEVLGTLVVCDGAISDIQPGVVSRGQDGAGDYLLPGLVELHTDNFEQRLSPRPKVYWPMEIAAVYHDRDLAAAGITTVCDAIAVGDITPASMRMTQFGPMIDTIHQGQIEGRFAVDHRLHLRCELGYEHVHAVTEPYATHPLLALISLMDHTPGQRQFARVDKYKEYYQGKHGVSEAEMEGFIQLRVDNQQRHAVDNRRKLVELTQTHQICLASHDDATPEHVKESLQDGVKIAEFPTTLAAANEAHQHGLQVLMGAPNLILGGSHSGNVSAMELLEHDLVDIISSDYVPQSSIQAMFIIAEQQDKPLHEAMRYFTSNPAKAIGMAADRGSLAIGKRADFITIHHDGVVPRLTSVRRQGKRIA
- a CDS encoding alpha-D-ribose 1-methylphosphonate 5-triphosphate diphosphatase, whose translation is MQPTDLAPNLALQGATVLTPNGWLDETTVLIREGKFEAIGHLPKPSGYMSIDVTGLQLLPGLVDIHGDAFERMICPRPGIMLPLSMALVENDRALLSAGITTFFYSITDSFEPGLRSRDMARQLIGRLTQTNNGLRVDSRIHIRHEQANTANHDELCQWLESRAVTLLSLNNHLPPTLDDETLQRYTKGLRQRVKLSEAEIRDLIAVAYDRQVEGLVQCEDLVQRCHQFGIPVASHDDETAADVAKSGERGVAIAEFPASVALAKQSRAYGAAVLMGAPNLVRGGSHVGYMSVAAAAQAGVLDCLCSDYHYPSLFHAPFRLAEQELMSFEQAWRCVSEYPAKAAKLGQQKGQIAPGYDADFLLLSPNGDLPNAIRAVYIAGRLVQKSS